The Paramicrobacterium fandaimingii DNA segment GAGAAGTCGGATCCGTAGAGCACGGGAACGAGAACGGCGATCGCGGGAATGCCGACGGCAATGAGCATGCTGCTGACTGTGGATGATGCGCGAAGCGTACGTGTGAATGCGCGCCCCATCGTCGCGCGATCGGTTGTTTCCGCCAGGCTCGACAACGCCGGGATGAGTGGACCGGTGAAGGCTCGAGCTGGTGCGAAGACATTGCCCGCCACTCCGAACGCAAGGGCGTAGATTCCGACGGCAGCCGGTGTGCTCAGCGCCTGGAGGAGGACAACCTCGGTGCGGGAGATAACCAGTTGGGCAATGAGCAGCGAGATTCCCGTCGGTATCGCAAATGCCCAGAAGCCTGAAGGGAAGCGCCGCGGAAGCTTGGGTCGAAGTACCGCCCGACGATAGCTTGCTCTCAGAGGAATCAGCGCAAGACCAGTAGCGAGGCCGGCGGCAGCTATGCGCGTCGCCCAGACTGCATCCGCCTCTCTCATGATCAGCACGGTGATGACGACGGCGACCTGAATCGCGAGGTTGCTCACCATAGCAATCTTCGCATCGGACGCCGTCTTGTTCTCGATTGCCAACCCGGAGGATGCCTCACCGAAGTAGCCAGGGAGCAGAACGCCGAACACAATGGCAATCACCATGAGCGGCGTTGGAACGTCGACGACGAAAAGCATGGCGATAACGAGCAGTGGTGCAAAGAACACCAATCGGAAACCCTGCGAGATTGCCAGGAGGTGCTCCACCTCCCCGTAGCGTGATGTGGCATGCCGACGGGCCCCGAACTGCACGAGCGCGGTGCCCAGACCGGCGGTGAGCACTGCCGTCACGATCTCCATCACGGTCGTGAGATACGCGAGGCGTCCGAAATCCACGACACCGAGCACTCGCGCGACGATGAGAGTTCCGATGAAGGCCACTGGAATCGATACAACTGTGTGGATGAGAGTCCAGCTCACCCCCTGCACGGCGCGCCTCTGAATATCGCCGCGACCAAGCGAGTTGCTGTCGTCCACCGAATCTCCTGTCCGCAGGTACTAGAACACACAACTGAGACATGCTCATGTCATGATGGGCAGTGTCCCACGTTGAGGGCATGCGGCGTCAGTGGGAAGCTCAAAGATAACCCCGAACTGGGGCATGTGAGCATTACTCAGCTTAGCCGTAGCATGTGCATATGCCCGCTCCCGTGACTCGTGAACGCTCTCGCTGCGCTGAGCGCCACATGATGGCGGCCAGCAACCCCGACCAGCCGACTCCGAAGACGCGTCGGATGTGCGGCAACACCGCGCACAATCGGATCGGCGAAAAACGATGAAGATCCTCAGAATCGCCCATCACGGGGTTGTCCAGGCGTGGCGCGAACGCGAGCGTCAGCTGCGTGATCTCGGCTCCGACGTGACGATGCTCTCGGCACGACGATGGAACGAAGGCGGCCGTCGGATCACGCTTGATTCCACGCCTGACACGTTCGTGACGGGCGTGCGGACGTTCGGTCGACACCCGAACGCATTTCTCTACGATCCTGTGCCGCTCTGGCGCGCACTCAGGGAGAACCCCGACGTCATCGACCTGCACGAGGAGCCGTTCTCACTTGCGACAGCCGAGGTTCTGCTGCTTCGGGCAATGCGGCGAATGACGACGCCATTCGTTTTCTATTCGGCGCAGAACATCGAGAAACGCTACCCTGTCCCGTTCCGATGGTTCGAGTCATACGCTCTGAGGAATGCTGCCGGCGCCTATGCGTGCAACAGCGATGCGGCCGCGATTTTGAGCCGCAAGGGATTACGGGGGATATCTCGGGTGATTCCGCTCGGCGTCGACACCACGCGATTCGCCCCAGATGATCGCTCCACGCCGTCGTCGCGCCCCGTCATCGGATATGTTGGACGGCTCGAATCCCACAAAGGGTGCGACGTGCTGCTTCACGCAGCGAGAGCGAATCCCTCGTGGGATGTCCGAATCACAGGCGAGGGCAGCGCCTACACTGATCTCGTCGCACTGACAGACTCACTGGGCATCGCCGACCGAGTGTCGTTTCTCGGCTTTGCAGAGGACGCGCAGCTCGCCACACGCTTCCAAGACCTTGACGTGCTCGCTGTCCCTTCGTTAGAGACGCCTCGCTGGCGTGAGCAGTTCTGCCGTTCCGCCGTCGAGTCGATGGCATCAGGTGTACCGGTCGTCGCCAGTCGGAGCGGTGCTTTACCTGACGTCGTCGGGGACGCCGGAATTCTCACTGATCCAGGAGACCCCGATGCGCTGAGCGACGGCATTGCGCGCGCACTCGAGCCGTCGACATGGACCTCTCTGCGGATCCGCGGCCTCGAACGAGCTCGGACACTTACCTGGCCGCATATCGCCATGCAGCTCCGCGACCTCTATCGCGACGCCGTGAGTGAGAACGACATCGGCAGGGATATCGTCCCCCACATCATCATCGTCGCATATGGGCCGCCCGATCTGCTCGAGGTCGCGCTCCGAAACCTCGGCGGCACGTTCCCCGTCACGATCGTCGACAACTCTTCGTCCTTAGAGACCCAGCACGTCGCTAACGCGCATCACGCGACGTACCTCGATCCGGGCAAGAATCTCGGCTTCGGCGCGGGTGTCAATGTCGCCCTCCGTTGGCTCGCTGACAACGGAATGGACTCCAACGACGTCCTCCTGCTGAATCCAGATGCACAGATCAGCGCCAAGGGCATCGCAACGATGCACGCAGATCTGCATGCGCGCCCTCGGATTGCTGCAGTCGGTGCCACGCAGGTCGACCCGGCAAACGGAAACACGGCTCGAGTATGGTGGCCATTCCCGCATCCAGCCCGAGCGTGGCTCGAGGCGATCGGTCTCAGCTCGGTCAATCGTGCACGCGGTTTCGCCATTGGATCGATCCTCCTACTGCGCGCCGAAGCAATAAAGGCCGTCGGTCGCTTTGACGAGCGATTCTTCCTCTATGCCGAAGAAGTTGACTGGCAGAAGCGCGCGGTCGACAGCGGCTGGTCAATTGCTGTCTCCTCTGTCGACGCAATGCACATCGGAGGTGCCACGAGTGAAGATGGGAGCCTCCGCGAGCAGTACTTCCACGCGAGCGCCGAACTGTACATCCGGAAGCACTTCGGAAACGCGGGGTGGCAGATCTATCGGAGTGCGATGATCGCTGGTGCGTTCGCCCGCTCAATTCTCCTCTCCACATCTCGACGACGTTCGGCTGCTGCACGACTCCTCCTATACCTGAACGGTCCGGTTCGAGCGTTGGAGCTCTCATGAACCATAAGACGGTTCCAGAATTGCGATGGCTGAAGCCCCGCGACGTCGCACTCGGGCGCGTTGCGGCAGTGTCGATTCCGGCGGCGCTCGTCGCAGCGGTCATCGGCGTCCTTGCCACTCAGGACCCAATGTGGGCTCTGATCGCAGCCGGTGTGGTGCTTGCCTGCGGCATTGTCGTCTACGACCCCATGGTGATCGTGTCCCTCGCCGTTCCGGCGACTCTCGTCCTTGTGCGTGTCGGCGGCGTTCTGAGCGTGTCTGATCTTGTGCTCGCTGCCGCTACGGCCGTCGCTATCGTAATGATTCGTCCGCGCGGGCTTTCGTCGATGCAGTCGCTGCTCTGGGCGGGGGCAGCGTACAGCGCCGCATCGATACCCACGCTGATTTTGAATGTCTACTCGGAGAACGCCATTGAGTGGGCTCATGAACTTGTGCTCGTGCTCGGCAGCATCATCGTCGGTTTCGCCATCGGTCGTACGGGACGCACCGGGTTTGCAATCGGCAGCTACATCGCAGGATGTCTGGTGATCTCTGTCTGGGCAGTGGGTAAGTTCATTGTCTTGTTCGCCATGACGGGCGAGGCCATGGAGATCTATCTTCCTCAGCTTCACAAAAACACGATCGGAGGCATGGTCAGCGCGGCAATCGTGATCGTCTACGCGCGACCACCCTGGCTCCGGCTTAATCCAGTGCCCTATTGGTCGACCCTCACCGTGCTTGCCGCTGGCCTTGCCGTCTCGCAGTCGCGTCAGGGGATGATCGCTGCCGTCGCTGGGCTCATACTCATCAGCCTGCGACGCCGTCCCGAGACAGGACGACGGCCGAAGCTCATCTGGATCGCCGCCATTCCCGTGCTGGTCTTCGCACTCTCAATGCTTGAGACACAGCTGGAAAGCGATAATCAATTCAACTCGGCTTACCAGCGCCTGACGTGGTATCAGGATTCCATCGATATCTGGTTGTCCTCGCCCATATTCGGCGTCGGACTGCGCTGGTGGTACACGTCCCGTTTCGGCGATGGATTTCAACCGCCCAACGCGGAGCTTGAAGTACTGACATCAGTTGGCGTCGTCGGCCTTCTCGCCTTTATCGCACTCTTCGCCGTCGCACTCGTTGCGCTTTGGCGTCTCGACCCCGCGTATGGAACCGTGGGCGCTGCCGTTGTTCTCACCCGCCTCACGCAGTCGCAGCTTGACCTTTACTGGGTCGCTGGCCAGGCCTCGCTGCTCTGGATCATTGCGGGAGTCGCATACGGCACCCTCGTGAAAGCCCGCGAGCTGCATCCCGATTCAGCCTTGCCAACGACCAGCCCTCGAGCCGTCTCGGCGGCCACAGGACTGCAACGGCACGTGCGAACGGAGTTGGAATGAATACACGCTACCGGCACGTAGTGCATCTCACCTGCTCGGATGCATTCGCCGGAGTCGAACGCTACGTGAGCATGCTCGGCCTGCATCAGGCGGACCAAGGCTGGCGTGTGACGGTGATCGGGGGCGCTCCTGCACAAATGCGACAAGCGCTCGATGGTTCTGACGTACGCTTTGTACCCGCCACCACGCTCCGATCGGGTCGGTCTGCGCTTCGGTCCGTTCCGTCGGCCGACATCGTAAACACGCACATGTCCAACGCTGACTTCGCGGGAATCATGGCATCGACAAACTCGCGTTCTCGCATTGTGAGCACTCGGCACTTTGCCGCGCCACGTGGTCGCACACCAATCGTGCGTGCTGCTTTTCGCCTTGCTCGGCGCCAATTTGCAGCGCAGATCGCCATATCGAACTTCGTCGCCGCAACAATCGGGGAACCAAGCAGCGTCGTACACACAGGGGTAACGGACTCCGCGTTGGGCACCTGCGAACAACGCACCGTACTCATCGCGCAGCGTCTCGAACCGGAGAAGGAAACTCACGTGGCCCTTGCTGCCTGGGCTGCCTCTCGCGCATCTCTCAAAGGGTGGGAACTACACATCGCCGGAGAGGGAAGCGAGCGCGAACGACTGGAACAGCTTGCCGGCGACTTGGGCGTCTCCGCTTCCGTGCGCTTTCTCGGCCACCAACACGACGTCCGGAGACTCATGGCCAAGGCGGGGTTGTTCCTCGCTCCTACTTCCAGAGAGGGCCTCGGATTATCGGTGTTAGAAGCGATGGCATGCGGTCTTCCCGTGATCGCTTCAGCGTCCGGTGGTCACGTAGAGACGATCGGGAAAGTCGATGGGGCACTGCTCTTCCCCCCCGGAGATGCGGAGGCCGCCGCCCGTCAGCTCAACGTCGCACTGAGCAACGACGATGAGCGACGAAACTATGGCATCAGAGCGCAACGCCTGCAACGTGACAGTTTCACCGTGCGTGCACAGGCGAAAGCCACACTTGCAATCTACGAACGGTGCCTGTCATGAACAATCCATTAAGCGCACCACAGTCAACAACGGCACCCCGCGCGCTCGGCGCCCGTCGGAGCTCACGTTCAACACCTCGTCACGCGACATCGGCAAGCCTCACTATCCTCATGTTCTCCCTCGAGCCGTGGGACACCGTTTGGCGCCGAAACCAATATGTCGTAGACGGCCTGCTGCGCGACAACGACAGCATCCGCTTATTCTTCGTTGAACCGCCGTCCGATGTGCTGCACGATGTTCTCTCATGGCGCCGCCCTCGCCGCGGTGCCGGAGTACGCTCGGCCCCTGGCTACGACGGTCGGCTATCACTCATGCAGCCGACGAAAATGCTCCCGCGGGTGCTCGGTCCGCTCGCCGACTGGATGTTGCGACGCAGCGTTCGGCGGGCGCTTCAGCGCATCGGTGACACGCCTGATGTGCTCTGGTTCAACGATCCGAGGTGGGCCGCGGCCCTCACCGAATTCTCTGCCCCTGCACTTTACGACATGACCGATGACTGGCTGGCAGCCAGTCGCAATGAGCGCGAACACGACAGGCTCATGCGCGGCGAAGCATTACTCATGGACGAGTGCGCCGCCGTCGTCGTGTGCTCTGTTGGCCTCGCCACGAGCAGGCGCGAAGCACGACCCGACCTTGTAACGATTCCCAATGCCGTCGATGTCGAGCGTTATCGCACACCGATGCCGCGGCCGACCGATCTTCCCAACGCACGGTGCGCCGTATATGTGGGCACACTCCACGAGGACCGAATCGACGTTGATCTGGTTGTGCGTACGGGAGCCGCTGTGAATGCGGTTGGCGGCGCCTGCATTCTCGTCGGCCCCAATGCGCTCTCACCAGATAACACCCAGAGGTTGGCACTCGCACCAGGAGTGCTGATGCTCGGCGTGCGACCGTACGAGTCAATCCCCGCATACCTGCAACACTCCGACGTTCTCATCGTCCCGCATGTGGTGACGCAATTCACCGACAGCCTCGACCCCATCAAGCTGTACGAGTATCAGTCGGTTGCCCGCCCTGTCGTGAGTACCCCTGTCGCGGGCTTCCGAGACAATGAACGCCAAGGCGCGCTCGACATTGCCTCACCGTTGGACTTCCCTGACGCGGTCACCAGTGCGCTTCTGCACGCGTCGACGCCTGGACACCTCGAAGACGTCCCCGATTGGCGCTGTCGCATTCGTCAATTCGAAGAAGTGCTCGACATGCTCCTCGAGCAGCGTGCCTCACAGTTCCCTCATACCGCTCCCCACCAGCACGAAAATGCGAGATCGGAGTACAACCCGTGACATTCACCGAAATTCTCACTGTCATCTGGCGACGCAAGTGGATCATCATCATCGTGACGGTCCTCGCATCAGCGATCGCCATCACCTACCTCCAACGACAGACGCCAAACTTCGAGTCATCAACGACGCTGCGAATCAGCCCGTTAATGACCGAGGCCGTCAACACAGGAATCCTCGCCGGTCACCCGGTCGACGTAGACCCCTCAGTTGCGACAACCCCTGTCGTGCTCAGCGAGGCTGAAAAGCAGCTCGGAACTCCGAAGGGATCGTTGGCCGGCACTGTCTCGCAGGCAGCAGTCGAGACTCCGTCAGACACGACGGCAACGTTCAAGATCACCGCGCAAGCTGGCGACCCGAAGACGTCCCAACAGAGCGCTGCTGCAGCTGCGGCCGCGTACTCGGCCTACCTCGACACCGTCGTGGCCTCAACGCAGAAGGCGCTTGCGGAACAGCTAGGCGAGGTATCGGACGAAGCAAAGAGCTACCAAAACGACGTTGACAAAGACCCTGCCGATCAACTCGCCCAGACCAATCTGACAGCGGCGCTCGCTCAGATAAATGGAATCAATGCTTCGATTACGTCGTTGCAGACGGCTGGACCATCAGCGACCGTCACTGCACCGGCGGGCACAGGAGCAACGTTGAATCCGAGCACTCTGACCGTCGCAGGTGTTGCGCTTGCGTCCGGCCTTCTCGCGGGTCTTGGTCTCGCTCTCGCGCGGGACTACCTCGATTCGCGTGTGCGTCGCACAGACGAACTGGAGCGGGCTACAAATTTGCCCGTGCTCGGGCAGCTCGCAAACGACAGGCGGGCGAAACGTGTGACTGGATTTCTTCCCGCCGAGAACAGCGAGTCTTCCCCGCTGAGTGAAGGTCTTCGGGCGCTTCGCACGACATTGCAAGTCGCACTTCCGGCCAAAGGGAGCGTCCTCGTTGTCACAAGTGTGGAGCCCGGAGATGGCAAGACGTTTGTCTCGGCGAACCTCGCGGCGTCATGGGCACGTACGGGACGCTCCGTTGTGCTGGTCGCGGGCGACTTACGTCGCCCGGGTCTTGACACCTATTTTCCTGATAGCTGCACCGGCCCCGGCCTTGGCGGACTTCTCGCGGCTCCGCGGGACTTGCTCACTTTTCCAGAGGTCAGCGACATCGAGGCCGCACTTCAACCGACATCGATTGACGGCTTGCGTGTGCTTCCACCGGGCACGCTTATGGACGACCCAGCAGACGCAATTGCCACTCCCCGCATGATGCGCGTACTCAGTGCCCTGAGCGACCGTGCCGATATCGTCATCGTCGACACACCACCGTCTCTCGCACTCGCCGATGCCTCCGCCATAGCCTCGCTTGCCGATGGAACGATAGTGATCGCCACGATGAACCACACGCGGTTGCCACTGCTCTCGCACGTCGTCGCGACATTAAGAGCGAACAGCGCGACGGTGATCGGCACTGTTGCGAATAGATCGAAGCACAAGCTCCCCCGCAGTTACTCCGCGTACTACCTCGCGGAGTCAATACCACAGCCTGCGCTTGAACGCTCGTCGAATCGTTCCGTCGATGGGGGAAAATTATCACGAGTCGACCACATTGAGCGTTCGCCCCGCGCTATGACTCCGGGGCGAGATCGGGTGCTCGTCGTCTGCACAGCCAATGAAAGTCGCTCTCCGTTCGCCGCGGCGCTGCTCCTCGCCACTGCGAACGAGCATGCACTTGAGGTGGACTCTGCCGGAGTTGAGGCGACTACTGGTCGCCCCGCATCACAGTCGGCCATCACGCATGCGTCAGAGCTGGGACTCGACTTGAGCGACCACGTGAGCGCGCAGGTAGATCCGGCTTCGCTTGACACCTATGATCTGATCTTGACACTCACCCGGGAGCACGCCCGCATGCTGCTTGCAACGACACCCGATATCGCACCGCGCCTGTTCACCATCAGACAGTTCACGCGTTGGCTCGACGCAAACGAACGCCCCGCTGGCGTAACACTCGGCACATGGCTTGATGACGAGTCAGATCAATCGATTCTGGACTTCCTCGGAGATAACCCTGCCGACGACATCGAAGATCCGACCGGACGAACCACCGCACGGTGGAAGACGATGATCGCGCACCTCGACGAGGCGATCGCCGGTATCGCGGCGGGCCTGTATCCGAGATACTCATCGCTCCTGCCCGTCCCCGCGCAGCGCACACGACGGCCGTGACCGCCAGAGAGCGCGACCTCCCCCGAGACACGGCGGCAGAACGTCCGGAGCGAAATCGCAAGGAAGCGCGTGTGCGGGAGTTTATCGACCGCAACTATTCACGCGCATCGTGGCGACGAACGCGAAGCGCACTGTCGATAGCGCAGTCAATGTTCGATCCGCGCCTGTACCCGAACGCTCCTCTCGTTGAGGCGTACTGGTGGGACGGGCACCCGAACTTCGGCGACGCGCTCACCCCGTGGCTTCTGCGGCATCGCGGAATCATCCCCGTGCACGCAGAGTTTCAGCGCGCAAAGGTCGTTGGCGTCGGAAGCCTCATTCAGTTCATTCCGCCAGACTTCGCCGGTCTCATCTGGGGCTCCGGGCTGATCTCGGATTCACCGACCCACCTCCCCGATGTCGAGGTTCTTGCGGTTCGGGGCCCGTTGACCCGCGACGCACTTTCCGCAGGCGGCAGCGTCGCGTTGGGCGACCCCGGGCTTCTTGCGTCACGCGTGCTGAATCGACCTCCGGTGCAACACCGTCTCGGGATCGTCCCTCACGGCAGCCACTTCGAAAATTCGCCGATCGCTGATTTCGCTGCCAAACACCCCGGGGAGGTGGCGCTCATCGACGTCACCCGCAGCCCCGCCGCGGTCATACGCGAGATCGCCTCCTGCTCGGCCATCGTGTCGACGTCACTGCACGGCGTGATCATCGCAGACTCATATGGCATCCCTGCGTGCTGGACGATGATCGAGCCCGTGCTCATTGGCGGCGACTTCAAATTTCGCGATCACGAAGCCGTCGTCAACAGCCTTGGTCGCACACGCCGGTTCACCTTCGCACCAGACATGACGCCGGATCAGATCGTGCAGAGGGCAGAATCCGCAGACCCCGATCGCGTCTCAGCAGCGATTGAAGACCTCGAGAACTCCGTTGCTCAGCTGCGACTGCGATTTGCGCACACGCGCCGAAGCCCCCTGCGGTCGTGGGAAGCGCTCGTTGCCCGCAAGGTGTAGCCGATCCGGCCGCCTGCCGTTGACGTCACGACGCAGCGTCAGACCACACCTTCGCGAGATTGCGAACGCTCTCGCCCCACGTAAAGTGCAGCGCCCGTCGAAAGCCCTTCTCACGCAGGTCTGATACCTCGCTGTCCCCGCGAAGCACGCAGTCAATGCCCTCGGCGATCGAGCGTCCGTCTGTCTCAACGAGCACGGCAGCATCTCCCGCCGCCTCCGGCAGCGAACTCGTGCGAGCAGCAATCACGGGAACACCGGCAGCCATCGCTTCGATGACTGGAAGCCCGAATCCCTCGTAGTGCGACGGAACGACCACAGCTTCGGCTGAGGCAAGGAGACCCGGCACAAGCTCGCTCCCGATGCGGCCGAGGCGCACGACGCGCGGCAGATCACCGAACAATTCGTCGCGCCGAGCATGCTGGGGGCCCGACATCGCCAGCGACACATCGGGAAACTCGCGGTTCACGAGCCGCCACGCCTCGGCAAGGCCTTCGAGGTTCTTGCGTGCGCTCGCTCCGCCCGCATGCAAAATGAAACGCTGCGGGAGCCCGAGTTGCGACCGCTCGGCCGCTGAGAGCGGCCGGGGAGAGAAGAAGCGCTCATCAACGCCGGGGGAAACGACCCGAAGATCGCTCCGCCCCGTGAGAGCGAAGACGTCCTCTGCGGTGTTCCTCGACACGCAGACCACTGCCGTCGCCCGCCTGATCTCATCGACGACCGCCGGGTTGGGGTTTCCCTCATCGGGATACATCCAGGCAACGGTGTCGTGAATGGTGAGCACCTCGTTCGGCGCCGGAGGAAGCGTGAGATCCATGCGGTGCACGAGGGCGTCCCGAGAGTAAAGCAGACGCCCTGCGACCCGACGACCTGTCGGCCCGATGTGCGAGAGCGCGCCGACCGGAATTCTCCTGTTGCCGTCGAGCTCCGAACGCAGGGAGCGAGCGATGATCCGTGTGACATCCCACGGCACATCGGACATAGACCCGAGTGCCTCTGCCGCGCGCGACGTGACAGCCTCCTGGTATACCTGGGCTCCCATCGGAACGGATGTCGCGATCGTCGCGATCTCCAACTGCATCGTTCGTTGCTGAGAAATCGTCTGTGTCATCATTCTTTCCCTCACTGTCCTCATCGGTGTCGTTGTCGTCGCGGCACCCGGCGTCACTCAGGCGCCCACGCCGATATCGCCGCGACAGAAACGACCTCGTCTGATGCCGTCTGCACGCCCATGAACGGCGGCGGAAGCCCCCCGACGATTCCCGAATAGTTGACGTCGAGCACCCGGGTGCCGCGCACGGTCGTCCAGGGAATGGTGATGCGCACAGCGGTGACGGAGACCGCGTCGAACTCGACGAAACGCACTCGGTGCCAGAACTGGTCTTCCACGGACGCCACTGTGTGCCACTCGCCACTCTCTGTGCGCACCGAGACCTCATAGGTGCGCAGTGCGGTCTCGCAGCATTCCATGCTGCCGCTTGCCACCGCTACGCGGTTGATCGTTGTCGCCTCAGCGAGCGTCACCGTTGCCGACGGCTTCTCATCGAGCTCACCGTCAACGACGCCAGAGCGCCAGGGCAGAGAGGGGTTTACCGTGCCCGAGGTGATGATCTGCGCGTCGCTACCCTCCGCCGTCGAGGTTGCCGTCACCTCGGCTCCCGCGAGAACGTCACCGCCGAACGCCTCCACCGGCGTGATCGACACCGGTTCACCCTCCGATGACGCGAAGAATTGGGGACTTCCCGTGATCGTCACCTCCGAGCGCCCGTCCTCAAGCTCAATCACGCTCTGCGCGCCGTACTGATCGGTAACCGTCACAGCGGGAGCCTCGCTTGAGAGATTCGCGCGCACGCGTGCCTCATCGGTCCATGCCGCAGTGACGCCGGCATCGTCTGCGAAGCGGAAAGCGTAGGTGAAGGGGATGCCGGTTTCAACGACGCTCGGCTCGCCCAGAGCCGCCAGTTTGTGCGAAACGACGGCGAACGCCAGGGCCCCGGGCTTCACATGCGACTGATATTGAATGAGCGACCAACTGAGATTGTTCTCGCCCCAGCCGCCCTCGCTGAAGAAGTACGTCCATCCGGCAATGTGCTCGTGCTGGTACCAGAGCAGCTTGCGCGCGACTTTGGCCCCCTGCGACCAATACGGCAGAGTCCCGTCCGACGTCCACCCCGTCTCCGTGTCCCAGATCGGCAGCTCGCCGCATCCATGCCCGACCACGTTTCTGAAGCTGTCGTACCCGGAACCGGAGGCAGCGAAGCCCTCCTCTTCCCACGACCGGTTCCACCCCGTGTACGGGTGAACGCCGAGGGCGTCGACGGCCTCGCAGAGCTGTGTCGACGCCGAATCCGCCCACCAGTCTTCGGCGAAGCCGAGGGTGTTTCCGGCAATCACCCGGGCGTGAGAATTTGCCTCATGAGCGGCATGCGCAAAGGGAATATCGACGCGTTTCGAGAAGTCGGCCCCCGAGTCGAAGCTGATGTTCGGCTCATTCCACGGCGACCACAGCGTGATCGCCGATGCCTGCTCGGCAAACTCCGCGACGATGAATCGTGCCCATCCGCCCCAGGTCTCCGCCTCAACTGCAGCGCGCTCGGCGTCGCCGTTCTGGCCCACCTGAACGATCAGATCCACGTCGTGATCGGCCGCGTACTCGGCGGCCGCGCGCACCTGCTCGAACGCCTCGGTCGGCGTGGGTTCGCCGTCTGGCGCCCCCGGAAGGCCAGACCAGTCGATTGCGTCGCTGCTCGGTTTTCCGCTCGGGTCGGCGATGAGCCGCGAAACATCGAGCTGCAGACGGAAGCTGCCGATTCCCAGTCGGTCAGCGAGCTGCACGCCGCGCATTGGCTCCGGCCCGCCCCACCCTGCTCCCGGCTCGAGGTCATCGAGGTTCAGGTCGGCGCCCTCGGCCCCGACGCTGTACCGAAAGCATGTCGCAGAGAGAGTCTCGCCGCTGCTGCTGTCGACAAGTCTGACGCTCACTTCGTACGGTCCGGGGACGCTCGTCGGAACCTCCAACGGCGTCTCGCCT contains these protein-coding regions:
- a CDS encoding glycosyltransferase, with product MKILRIAHHGVVQAWRERERQLRDLGSDVTMLSARRWNEGGRRITLDSTPDTFVTGVRTFGRHPNAFLYDPVPLWRALRENPDVIDLHEEPFSLATAEVLLLRAMRRMTTPFVFYSAQNIEKRYPVPFRWFESYALRNAAGAYACNSDAAAILSRKGLRGISRVIPLGVDTTRFAPDDRSTPSSRPVIGYVGRLESHKGCDVLLHAARANPSWDVRITGEGSAYTDLVALTDSLGIADRVSFLGFAEDAQLATRFQDLDVLAVPSLETPRWREQFCRSAVESMASGVPVVASRSGALPDVVGDAGILTDPGDPDALSDGIARALEPSTWTSLRIRGLERARTLTWPHIAMQLRDLYRDAVSENDIGRDIVPHIIIVAYGPPDLLEVALRNLGGTFPVTIVDNSSSLETQHVANAHHATYLDPGKNLGFGAGVNVALRWLADNGMDSNDVLLLNPDAQISAKGIATMHADLHARPRIAAVGATQVDPANGNTARVWWPFPHPARAWLEAIGLSSVNRARGFAIGSILLLRAEAIKAVGRFDERFFLYAEEVDWQKRAVDSGWSIAVSSVDAMHIGGATSEDGSLREQYFHASAELYIRKHFGNAGWQIYRSAMIAGAFARSILLSTSRRRSAAARLLLYLNGPVRALELS
- a CDS encoding lipopolysaccharide biosynthesis protein: MDDSNSLGRGDIQRRAVQGVSWTLIHTVVSIPVAFIGTLIVARVLGVVDFGRLAYLTTVMEIVTAVLTAGLGTALVQFGARRHATSRYGEVEHLLAISQGFRLVFFAPLLVIAMLFVVDVPTPLMVIAIVFGVLLPGYFGEASSGLAIENKTASDAKIAMVSNLAIQVAVVITVLIMREADAVWATRIAAAGLATGLALIPLRASYRRAVLRPKLPRRFPSGFWAFAIPTGISLLIAQLVISRTEVVLLQALSTPAAVGIYALAFGVAGNVFAPARAFTGPLIPALSSLAETTDRATMGRAFTRTLRASSTVSSMLIAVGIPAIAVLVPVLYGSDFSSAALPVLVLGCASGVAVASTPVMAFTLARQSARHLLVVNVGALVVNVAAAFLLIPPLGVWGAVLANIAGVLTRMIVLLAGEARALDIRYGAVLRTLTPVACGIAAAWVSWGIAVFAPLPAIAAAFVCGAVGLVAVLALLRLCRTGIDANDARVILDGVPRLLVSVARPFIALLTRR
- a CDS encoding glycosyltransferase family 4 protein, with amino-acid sequence MNTRYRHVVHLTCSDAFAGVERYVSMLGLHQADQGWRVTVIGGAPAQMRQALDGSDVRFVPATTLRSGRSALRSVPSADIVNTHMSNADFAGIMASTNSRSRIVSTRHFAAPRGRTPIVRAAFRLARRQFAAQIAISNFVAATIGEPSSVVHTGVTDSALGTCEQRTVLIAQRLEPEKETHVALAAWAASRASLKGWELHIAGEGSERERLEQLAGDLGVSASVRFLGHQHDVRRLMAKAGLFLAPTSREGLGLSVLEAMACGLPVIASASGGHVETIGKVDGALLFPPGDAEAAARQLNVALSNDDERRNYGIRAQRLQRDSFTVRAQAKATLAIYERCLS
- a CDS encoding glycosyltransferase; this translates as MFSLEPWDTVWRRNQYVVDGLLRDNDSIRLFFVEPPSDVLHDVLSWRRPRRGAGVRSAPGYDGRLSLMQPTKMLPRVLGPLADWMLRRSVRRALQRIGDTPDVLWFNDPRWAAALTEFSAPALYDMTDDWLAASRNEREHDRLMRGEALLMDECAAVVVCSVGLATSRREARPDLVTIPNAVDVERYRTPMPRPTDLPNARCAVYVGTLHEDRIDVDLVVRTGAAVNAVGGACILVGPNALSPDNTQRLALAPGVLMLGVRPYESIPAYLQHSDVLIVPHVVTQFTDSLDPIKLYEYQSVARPVVSTPVAGFRDNERQGALDIASPLDFPDAVTSALLHASTPGHLEDVPDWRCRIRQFEEVLDMLLEQRASQFPHTAPHQHENARSEYNP
- a CDS encoding O-antigen ligase family protein, yielding MNHKTVPELRWLKPRDVALGRVAAVSIPAALVAAVIGVLATQDPMWALIAAGVVLACGIVVYDPMVIVSLAVPATLVLVRVGGVLSVSDLVLAAATAVAIVMIRPRGLSSMQSLLWAGAAYSAASIPTLILNVYSENAIEWAHELVLVLGSIIVGFAIGRTGRTGFAIGSYIAGCLVISVWAVGKFIVLFAMTGEAMEIYLPQLHKNTIGGMVSAAIVIVYARPPWLRLNPVPYWSTLTVLAAGLAVSQSRQGMIAAVAGLILISLRRRPETGRRPKLIWIAAIPVLVFALSMLETQLESDNQFNSAYQRLTWYQDSIDIWLSSPIFGVGLRWWYTSRFGDGFQPPNAELEVLTSVGVVGLLAFIALFAVALVALWRLDPAYGTVGAAVVLTRLTQSQLDLYWVAGQASLLWIIAGVAYGTLVKARELHPDSALPTTSPRAVSAATGLQRHVRTELE